A portion of the Staphylococcus felis genome contains these proteins:
- the tadA gene encoding tRNA adenosine(34) deaminase TadA, whose product MRTHQYYMSIAIDEAKKAASIGEVPIGAVIVKEHQIIARAHNLRETTQLPMAHAEHIAIERAAEKLGTWRLEGCTLYVTLEPCVMCSGTIVMSRIDTVVYGATDPKGGCSGSLMNLIQDRRMNHRAQLITGVLAYSCGQLLKQFFQALRLKRKNKM is encoded by the coding sequence ATGAGAACCCATCAATATTATATGTCAATAGCAATAGATGAAGCGAAAAAAGCGGCGTCGATAGGAGAAGTACCAATAGGGGCAGTGATTGTTAAAGAGCATCAAATTATCGCGCGTGCACATAATCTTAGAGAAACAACCCAACTTCCTATGGCTCATGCTGAACATATTGCGATTGAACGAGCAGCTGAAAAACTTGGGACGTGGCGTTTAGAAGGATGTACACTTTATGTGACGTTAGAGCCTTGTGTGATGTGTTCTGGGACTATTGTGATGAGTCGAATTGATACAGTCGTGTACGGTGCAACAGACCCTAAAGGGGGATGTAGTGGCAGTTTAATGAATTTAATTCAAGACCGGCGAATGAATCACCGTGCACAGTTGATTACAGGGGTCTTGGCCTATTCTTGTGGACAGCTGTTAAAACAATTTTTTCAAGCGTTAAGGTTAAAACGGAAAAATAAAATGTGA
- a CDS encoding branched-chain amino acid aminotransferase has product MSELIHLEERKPLQAKPDQSSLTFGEVFTDYMLSFEYSKEKGWHDLKIIPYGPIELSPAAQSIHYGQSVFEGLKAYKHEGEVVLFRPEENFKRINQSLERLKMPKVDEALLLEGLKQLVDVDRDWVPDGEGQSLYIRPVVFATQGVLGVHASHEYRLLIILSPSGSYYGGDSLSPTKIYVEDEYVRAVRGGVGFAKVAGNYAASLLAQANANELGFDQVLWLDGVEQKYVEEVGSMNIFFVINGKIVTPELNGSILPGITRKTVIELSKMLGYDVEERRIGVEEVFELYERGELEEIFGTGTAAVISPVGELQFKGEKIVINHNKTGTVTQQLYDHYTGIQSGKLEDPHGWRVVVPHYER; this is encoded by the coding sequence ATGTCAGAACTTATCCATTTGGAGGAACGTAAACCGTTACAAGCAAAACCAGATCAGTCATCACTTACATTTGGTGAAGTGTTTACAGACTACATGTTAAGCTTTGAATATTCAAAAGAAAAAGGATGGCACGATTTAAAGATTATTCCTTATGGTCCAATTGAATTGTCACCTGCTGCACAAAGTATCCATTATGGCCAGTCAGTTTTTGAAGGGTTAAAGGCATACAAACATGAAGGCGAAGTCGTTTTATTTAGACCTGAGGAAAATTTCAAGCGTATTAACCAATCGCTCGAGCGTTTAAAAATGCCAAAAGTTGACGAAGCGCTTTTACTAGAGGGATTAAAACAGTTAGTCGATGTAGATCGTGACTGGGTTCCTGATGGAGAAGGTCAGTCTTTATATATCCGTCCGGTTGTATTTGCGACACAAGGCGTTTTAGGCGTCCATGCTTCACATGAGTATCGTTTACTTATTATTTTATCACCATCAGGCTCATATTATGGTGGTGATTCACTGAGTCCTACTAAAATTTATGTTGAAGACGAATATGTGAGAGCAGTACGTGGGGGCGTAGGTTTTGCGAAAGTAGCAGGAAACTATGCTGCAAGTTTACTTGCTCAAGCCAATGCAAATGAGCTAGGATTTGACCAAGTGTTATGGTTAGACGGTGTGGAACAAAAGTATGTTGAAGAAGTAGGTAGTATGAATATTTTCTTCGTAATTAATGGTAAAATTGTCACACCAGAATTAAATGGTAGTATTTTACCTGGTATTACACGTAAAACTGTAATCGAATTATCTAAAATGTTAGGATATGATGTTGAAGAGCGTCGTATTGGGGTTGAAGAGGTTTTCGAATTATATGAACGTGGCGAACTTGAAGAGATTTTCGGGACAGGTACAGCTGCTGTTATTTCTCCGGTTGGTGAATTGCAATTCAAAGGAGAAAAAATCGTGATCAACCATAATAAGACAGGCACAGTGACACAACAATTATATGATCATTACACAGGGATTCAAAGTGGCAAATTAGAGGACCCTCATGGTTGGCGAGTAGTCGTTCCACATTATGAAAGATAG
- a CDS encoding NADPH-dependent FMN reductase, protein MKGLIIIGSAKRGSHTHALAQYLKGQIEEKNQEVNVFDLAERPLHTLDFTGQNPTIDAFNQNAEELKKLADEADFIILGTPNYHGSYSGILKNALDHLTMDQFKMKPVGLVNNSGGIVSAEPLSHLRIIVRSLLGIAVPTQIATHDSDYKQLEDGTYYLSDDEFQLRARLFVDQILSFAENSPYEHLK, encoded by the coding sequence ATGAAAGGTTTAATTATTATTGGAAGTGCTAAGAGAGGCTCACACACACATGCTCTTGCACAGTATTTAAAAGGTCAAATAGAAGAGAAAAATCAAGAGGTTAACGTTTTTGATTTAGCAGAGCGTCCATTGCATACACTTGATTTTACAGGTCAAAATCCAACCATCGATGCATTTAACCAAAATGCAGAAGAATTAAAGAAACTTGCGGATGAAGCGGATTTCATTATATTAGGAACGCCCAATTATCATGGATCGTACTCTGGTATTTTGAAGAATGCGCTGGACCACTTAACAATGGATCAATTTAAAATGAAGCCGGTCGGTTTGGTCAATAACAGTGGTGGCATTGTAAGTGCTGAACCATTATCACATTTACGGATTATTGTACGTTCATTACTTGGTATTGCCGTACCTACACAAATTGCGACACACGATTCAGACTACAAACAATTAGAAGACGGCACATATTATTTGTCAGATGACGAGTTCCAATTACGTGCACGATTATTTGTCGACCAAATTTTATCATTTGCAGAAAATAGCCCATATGAACATTTGAAATAA
- a CDS encoding IS110 family transposase, with protein sequence MNYLGVDISKRSSVVAHYHNDQFQREFTIQNNKNGYNYLLKYLNDLDHLQIIFESTGIYSRGMTRFCRVNQINYIEMNPLEAKFRTSSLRSWKTDKSDAHKLAQLAPTLKGMETLPMYEAIFFELRERVRFHLEIENKQNRLKFEIVEQLHQTFPGLEKLFSSRYSIIALNIAERFTHPDMVRNMDIDTLISYIFNSTDKGLSMNKAENHAHQLVNIARESYPNVDRHSFLVEKARLLIRQLKQSIQHLKQLDEDMIQLAQQLDCFEHIHSIPGIGKLSAAMIIGELGDITRFKSNKQLNAFVGIDIKRYQSGSTQSRDTINKRGNKKARRLLFWVVMNIIRGQHHYDNHVVDYYYKLRKQPHEKAHKTAVIACINRLLKTIHYLVMNQKLYDYQMSPH encoded by the coding sequence ATCAATTACTTAGGTGTTGATATTAGTAAAAGAAGTAGTGTCGTAGCTCATTATCATAACGATCAATTTCAAAGAGAATTTACCATTCAAAATAATAAAAATGGTTATAATTATTTATTAAAGTATTTGAATGATTTAGACCACCTACAAATCATTTTTGAATCTACTGGTATTTATTCAAGAGGTATGACTCGATTTTGTCGCGTAAATCAAATTAATTATATTGAGATGAACCCGTTAGAAGCTAAATTCAGAACAAGTTCTTTAAGATCATGGAAAACTGATAAGTCAGACGCACATAAACTTGCGCAATTAGCACCTACTTTAAAAGGAATGGAAACCTTACCTATGTATGAAGCTATCTTCTTTGAGTTGCGAGAGCGTGTACGTTTTCATCTGGAAATTGAAAATAAACAAAATCGGCTTAAATTTGAAATTGTTGAACAGCTTCATCAAACTTTTCCTGGTTTAGAAAAATTATTTAGTAGTCGATATTCTATCATTGCACTTAACATCGCAGAACGATTTACTCATCCAGATATGGTGAGAAATATGGATATTGATACCCTTATTTCTTATATATTCAATTCGACTGATAAAGGTCTATCTATGAATAAAGCTGAAAATCACGCACACCAATTGGTTAACATTGCTCGGGAAAGCTATCCGAATGTCGATAGACATTCATTCCTTGTAGAAAAAGCACGGTTGTTAATTAGACAATTAAAACAATCTATACAACATCTTAAACAATTAGATGAAGACATGATTCAATTAGCGCAACAACTTGATTGTTTTGAACATATTCATTCAATACCAGGCATTGGAAAACTATCTGCAGCTATGATTATTGGAGAACTTGGAGATATTACGCGATTTAAATCGAATAAACAATTAAATGCATTTGTAGGCATCGATATCAAACGATATCAATCAGGTAGTACGCAAAGTAGAGACACAATTAATAAGCGTGGCAATAAAAAAGCAAGAAGATTATTATTTTGGGTGGTTATGAATATAATAAGAGGGCAGCATCATTATGACAATCATGTCGTCGATTATTACTATAAGCTAAGAAAGCAGCCTCATGAGAAAGCTCACAAGACTGCCGTCATCGCTTGTATTAATCGTCTCTTAAAAACGATTCATTATTTAGTAATGAATCAGAAATTGTACGATTATCAAATGTCCCCACATTAG
- the folE2 gene encoding GTP cyclohydrolase FolE2: MTEFDLSTREGRWKHFGSVDPIQGTKPTTKAEMTDLQSTHKNFLFEIEEVGIKNLTYPVLIDQYQTAGTFSFSTSLNQDEKGINMSRILESVEAEYDNGIRLEYDALTQLLNRLKTNMKQHSAGVDVSGKWFFDRISPITHIKAIGSADVTYGLAIEGDTITRKELTLTAAVTTLCPCSKEISEYSAHNQRGIITVKALINAQATLPEDYKDILLDAMEANASSMLYPILKRPDEKRVTERAYENPRFVEDLIRLIAADLVELDWLDGFDIECRNEESIHQHDAFAKLKYRK, translated from the coding sequence ATGACTGAATTTGATTTATCAACACGTGAAGGTCGCTGGAAACATTTCGGTTCGGTAGACCCTATTCAAGGGACAAAACCAACAACAAAAGCTGAAATGACAGACCTTCAAAGTACACATAAAAACTTTTTATTTGAAATAGAAGAAGTTGGGATTAAAAACCTTACTTACCCTGTCTTGATTGACCAATATCAAACAGCAGGAACTTTTAGTTTTTCAACAAGTTTAAATCAAGATGAAAAAGGTATTAACATGAGCCGTATTTTAGAATCTGTAGAAGCTGAATACGATAACGGGATTCGATTAGAGTACGATGCACTGACACAACTTTTAAATCGCTTAAAAACAAATATGAAACAGCATAGTGCAGGAGTCGATGTCTCAGGTAAATGGTTTTTTGACCGCATCAGTCCTATCACTCATATTAAAGCAATCGGTTCAGCCGATGTGACTTATGGCTTAGCGATTGAAGGCGATACCATTACTCGTAAAGAGTTGACACTTACAGCAGCAGTAACGACGCTCTGCCCTTGTTCGAAAGAAATTAGTGAGTATTCTGCACATAATCAACGTGGTATCATCACTGTTAAAGCCCTAATTAATGCACAAGCAACATTACCTGAAGACTACAAAGACATCCTACTTGATGCTATGGAAGCTAATGCAAGCTCAATGTTATATCCAATTCTTAAACGACCAGACGAAAAGCGTGTCACAGAGCGTGCTTATGAAAATCCACGTTTTGTAGAAGATTTAATTCGCCTAATCGCAGCTGATTTAGTAGAATTAGACTGGCTAGATGGCTTCGATATTGAATGTCGTAATGAAGAATCCATTCATCAACACGATGCATTTGCTAAACTCAAATATCGAAAATAA
- a CDS encoding MurR/RpiR family transcriptional regulator encodes MKFENRIQHHLHDFTKIDHHIKNYILSLPPDTDLGSIQSLADTMDVSPSSVSRFVHKLGYANFQSFRFALQQELQTQHIDNSPSIQIMHRHYMSILNHTGEFIVEDDLMYLVDAIQQSSKVIFIGIGSSGLSAQELYFRTSRMGLNTIAITDAHLMTVVGHMCDKHTTIVVLSNSGQTKEIVQSIAHGFHSGAEVIAISHFRTASLEKYCSRIIMTVDKNRAHDSQFVNSQLSTYFIIDLISYHLLQNTSLYQHYTQSCEEIIALRDNEAKPFK; translated from the coding sequence ATGAAATTTGAAAACCGTATTCAACATCATTTGCATGATTTCACTAAAATTGATCATCATATTAAAAATTATATTTTATCATTGCCACCTGATACTGACTTAGGGTCTATTCAGTCACTTGCTGACACAATGGATGTTTCACCTTCAAGTGTATCTCGTTTTGTACATAAGCTAGGGTACGCCAATTTTCAATCCTTTCGCTTTGCGCTTCAACAAGAATTACAAACACAACATATCGACAATAGTCCTTCCATCCAAATCATGCACCGTCACTATATGTCTATTTTAAATCATACAGGTGAGTTTATCGTAGAAGATGATTTGATGTATCTTGTTGATGCGATACAACAAAGTTCAAAGGTCATCTTTATCGGTATTGGCAGCTCAGGACTCAGTGCACAAGAGTTATACTTTCGAACTTCAAGAATGGGCTTAAATACGATTGCTATCACAGATGCCCATCTGATGACAGTTGTAGGTCACATGTGCGATAAACATACAACCATTGTGGTTTTGTCAAATAGCGGGCAAACAAAAGAAATTGTGCAAAGTATTGCTCATGGCTTTCATAGTGGCGCAGAAGTGATTGCTATCTCGCATTTTCGGACGGCATCACTCGAAAAATATTGTAGTCGTATTATCATGACCGTCGATAAAAACCGTGCTCATGATTCCCAGTTCGTCAATTCACAATTATCGACATATTTTATTATTGATTTAATTAGCTATCATTTGTTGCAAAACACTTCGTTGTACCAGCATTATACTCAAAGTTGTGAAGAAATCATTGCTTTACGGGATAATGAGGCAAAACCCTTTAAATAG
- a CDS encoding YojF family protein, with translation MQPIIKDVVQSLLDQYTNEPVYIHVETTNGAYANHFDQRVFNAGTFLRNIQITYTHAQLKGGVKDPFRVGLKLNQNGWVYVQGLTHYEINENEEFLLAGFNYEGQLAAALQISRKPFQA, from the coding sequence TTGCAACCGATTATAAAAGACGTAGTGCAATCATTACTTGATCAATATACAAATGAACCTGTCTATATCCATGTTGAAACTACAAACGGAGCTTACGCCAATCACTTCGATCAACGTGTTTTTAATGCAGGAACATTTTTACGAAATATACAAATCACTTATACACACGCGCAACTTAAAGGTGGCGTTAAAGACCCTTTTAGAGTTGGACTCAAACTCAATCAAAATGGTTGGGTTTATGTGCAAGGATTAACACATTATGAAATTAATGAAAATGAAGAGTTTTTACTTGCTGGCTTTAATTATGAAGGACAACTTGCAGCCGCACTTCAAATAAGCCGAAAGCCATTTCAAGCATAG
- a CDS encoding Cof-type HAD-IIB family hydrolase, which produces MVKLIATDMDGTLLNAAHEVSDENIKAIQYAQSQGVTVVIATGRAFYEAQDPIAPTGLKVPYICLNGAEVRDESFDIVHTSSLNHELYQRIRQELDRHHIYYQVYTNMGIYTEDPERDLAIYIDIAERSGQKADIEKIRKHIQHRIDIGTLKIVENYDHLEDIPGELIMKVLAFDTDLEKIERVKARLSEKSNLEVSSSSRGNIEITHADAQKGTAVASIAEKLGISLEDTMAIGDNLNDKSMLERVGYPVAMANAIPELKEHAKFVTDTNENSGVAKAIYKVLENNE; this is translated from the coding sequence ATGGTGAAATTAATAGCAACTGATATGGACGGAACATTATTAAATGCTGCTCATGAAGTGTCTGATGAAAATATTAAAGCGATTCAATATGCACAATCTCAAGGCGTAACGGTAGTCATTGCGACAGGGCGTGCATTTTATGAGGCACAAGACCCCATTGCACCAACCGGGTTAAAAGTCCCTTATATTTGTTTGAATGGGGCAGAAGTACGTGATGAGAGCTTCGATATTGTTCATACGTCGAGCTTAAATCATGAATTATATCAACGTATTCGTCAAGAACTGGATCGACATCATATTTATTATCAAGTGTATACCAATATGGGGATTTATACAGAAGATCCAGAGCGTGATTTAGCAATATACATTGATATTGCAGAACGTTCAGGTCAAAAAGCAGATATCGAAAAAATTCGAAAGCACATTCAGCATCGCATTGACATTGGAACGTTAAAAATCGTTGAAAATTATGACCATCTAGAAGATATCCCTGGGGAACTCATTATGAAAGTACTCGCGTTTGACACAGATTTGGAAAAAATTGAGCGTGTTAAAGCGCGGTTGTCAGAAAAAAGTAATTTAGAGGTTTCATCATCATCAAGAGGCAATATTGAAATTACCCATGCTGATGCCCAAAAAGGAACTGCAGTTGCATCTATTGCGGAAAAGTTAGGGATTAGTTTGGAAGATACGATGGCTATAGGTGATAACTTAAACGACAAATCAATGCTCGAGCGGGTAGGTTATCCAGTTGCTATGGCGAATGCGATTCCAGAATTAAAGGAACATGCAAAATTTGTAACAGACACAAATGAAAATAGTGGTGTTGCGAAAGCGATTTATAAAGTATTAGAAAATAATGAATAA
- a CDS encoding deoxynucleoside kinase translates to MKKPFIAIEGPIGVGKSSLTHMLSQSYHYYEAKEIVDENPFLSDFYDDISKWSFQTEMFFLCNRYKAYQDLAQINDGIVSDYHIYKNKIFAQNTLSPKEFNKFSRIYDILTEDLISPDFIIFLDADLEILKERIAKRERSFENQIEDDYLLKLKKDYADYYDSLSQTHNNILWIDTTHIDFIKNPDDYDYILARINELIGGTINE, encoded by the coding sequence ATGAAAAAACCTTTTATCGCTATAGAAGGTCCAATTGGTGTAGGCAAATCGTCACTGACACACATGCTAAGCCAATCGTACCATTATTACGAAGCTAAAGAAATTGTCGATGAAAACCCCTTTTTATCTGATTTTTATGATGATATATCCAAATGGAGTTTTCAAACTGAAATGTTTTTCTTATGTAATCGATATAAAGCATATCAAGATCTGGCACAAATTAATGACGGTATTGTCAGTGATTATCATATTTATAAAAATAAAATCTTTGCACAAAACACATTATCTCCAAAAGAGTTTAATAAATTTTCAAGAATTTATGATATTTTGACTGAAGATTTAATTTCGCCAGATTTTATTATTTTTTTAGATGCTGATTTAGAAATTTTAAAAGAACGCATAGCAAAGCGTGAGCGTAGCTTTGAAAATCAAATTGAAGATGATTATCTGTTAAAACTTAAAAAAGATTATGCAGATTATTACGATTCGCTGTCTCAAACACATAACAATATTTTGTGGATTGATACAACACATATTGATTTTATCAAAAATCCTGATGATTATGATTATATTTTAGCACGAATCAACGAATTAATTGGAGGCACAATCAATGAATAA
- a CDS encoding HAD family hydrolase: protein MALSWIMFDKDGTLIQFDQSWVKIGIQLIDDVCYHFKIKNKEDIYQKLGVIDKQFKEGSIMASGTLEDMIGIFNQFANQDTANWTSNRSQELIRQRVPENIMYTGVKEMLERLKNEGYHLGIVTSDNDEGVTQFLKQTDTEALFECVISTNGDGYEKPDSRILQPLWDKGIKKDEVIIVGDTDNDILTGKNAHLLLSIGVRTGLGQAAQFEEADFVIDSVNELPNVLSNRIRD, encoded by the coding sequence ATGGCACTTTCATGGATTATGTTTGATAAGGACGGAACACTTATTCAATTTGACCAAAGTTGGGTAAAAATCGGAATACAATTGATTGATGATGTGTGTTACCATTTTAAAATTAAAAATAAAGAAGATATTTATCAAAAGCTAGGCGTTATAGATAAACAATTTAAAGAAGGAAGTATCATGGCTTCTGGAACACTAGAAGATATGATAGGTATATTTAACCAATTTGCAAATCAAGATACAGCAAACTGGACATCAAATCGAAGTCAGGAATTAATTCGTCAGCGTGTGCCTGAGAATATCATGTATACAGGAGTAAAAGAAATGTTAGAAAGACTCAAAAATGAAGGGTATCATCTCGGGATTGTCACGAGCGATAACGATGAGGGGGTCACACAATTTTTGAAGCAAACAGACACAGAAGCGTTATTTGAATGTGTCATCTCTACAAATGGTGATGGTTATGAAAAGCCAGATTCACGTATTTTACAGCCTTTATGGGATAAAGGTATCAAAAAAGATGAAGTCATCATTGTTGGAGATACAGATAATGATATACTGACTGGGAAAAATGCCCACCTCTTATTAAGCATTGGTGTTCGAACTGGCCTTGGTCAAGCTGCTCAATTTGAGGAGGCAGATTTCGTTATCGACAGCGTTAATGAATTGCCCAATGTATTAAGCAATAGAATTAGAGATTGA
- the bshB2 gene encoding bacillithiol biosynthesis deacetylase BshB2 — translation MTEETHILVIFPHPDDETFSSAGTLAQYSDQGVPITYACLTLGQMGRNLGNPPIATRESLPHIREKELEKAAHAIGITDLRKMGLRDKTVEFEPHDEMDQMIQNLIDETNPSTIISFYPGYAVHPDHEATAESVVRTVERIDTHKRPKLHLVAFSNDAVEALGEPDIVNDISAYKTRKYHAFKAHQSQTGPFLEQLANPKANASGAPKEAEAFLTTETFWTYQFND, via the coding sequence ATGACAGAAGAGACGCATATTCTTGTAATTTTTCCACATCCTGATGATGAAACTTTTTCTTCAGCGGGCACACTTGCACAATATAGTGATCAAGGTGTGCCTATTACCTATGCTTGCTTAACGCTTGGACAAATGGGGCGTAATTTAGGTAATCCTCCAATAGCAACACGAGAATCTTTGCCGCATATTCGGGAAAAAGAACTCGAAAAGGCTGCGCATGCTATTGGAATTACGGACTTACGTAAAATGGGATTACGTGATAAAACTGTAGAGTTTGAACCCCATGATGAAATGGATCAAATGATTCAAAACCTTATAGATGAGACGAACCCGTCAACAATCATTTCGTTTTATCCAGGATATGCTGTGCATCCTGACCATGAAGCAACTGCAGAATCAGTTGTGCGCACAGTTGAACGTATAGATACGCATAAACGTCCAAAATTACATCTCGTTGCTTTTAGTAATGATGCTGTTGAGGCGCTTGGCGAACCTGATATTGTGAATGATATTTCCGCATACAAAACGCGTAAATACCATGCTTTCAAAGCACATCAATCACAAACAGGCCCATTCTTAGAGCAGTTGGCAAATCCAAAAGCGAATGCTTCAGGCGCTCCAAAAGAAGCTGAAGCATTTTTAACGACTGAAACATTTTGGACGTATCAATTTAATGATTAA
- a CDS encoding deoxynucleoside kinase, with translation MNNYNIPENAIITIAGTVGVGKSSLTRALAEKLNFKTSYENVDHNPYLDKFYDDFKRWSFHLQIYFLAERFKEQKRMFEYGGGFVQDRSIYEDVEIFAKMHEVEGTMSEDDFQTYSNLFEAMVMTPYFPKPDVLIYLESDYEDVIQRIQARGRQMEIDTDPAYWRKLFKQYENWINHFNACPVVRVNINDYDLYENPDSIEPILHKVGHVIQTHRQIDTRS, from the coding sequence ATGAATAACTATAATATTCCAGAAAATGCAATTATTACAATTGCTGGAACGGTAGGTGTCGGTAAATCGTCACTAACACGTGCATTAGCAGAAAAATTAAATTTTAAAACGTCTTATGAAAATGTCGATCATAACCCTTATCTTGATAAGTTTTATGATGATTTTAAGCGCTGGAGTTTTCATTTACAAATTTATTTCCTTGCTGAACGTTTTAAAGAACAAAAGCGCATGTTTGAATATGGAGGTGGTTTTGTTCAAGACCGCTCTATCTATGAAGATGTTGAAATTTTTGCCAAAATGCATGAAGTGGAAGGGACTATGAGTGAAGATGACTTTCAAACATATTCTAATTTGTTTGAAGCCATGGTAATGACGCCTTACTTCCCCAAACCTGACGTATTAATCTATCTCGAATCAGACTATGAAGATGTCATCCAGCGCATTCAAGCTCGTGGCCGTCAAATGGAAATTGATACAGACCCAGCATATTGGAGAAAGCTCTTCAAACAATATGAAAATTGGATTAATCATTTTAATGCTTGTCCAGTTGTACGTGTTAATATTAATGATTATGACTTATACGAAAACCCTGACTCTATTGAACCTATACTTCACAAAGTTGGGCACGTCATCCAAACACATCGTCAAATTGACACACGTTCATAA
- a CDS encoding NAD-dependent epimerase/dehydratase family protein translates to MKKIMITGALGQIGTELVAKCREIYGNENVLATDIREPEQDSIVSEGPFEILDVTDAKRMEQLIEAFKPDTLMHMAALLSATAEQKPLLAWNLNMGGLVNALEVARKYELQFFTPSSIGAFGPNTPKKNTPQVTIQRPNTMYGVNKVSGELLCDYYFTKFGVDTRSVRFPGLISYIKEPGGGTTDYAVDIYFQAVRQGQYTSYIDQGTYMDMMFMDDAIDAIIKLMEADGGKLIHRNAYNLSAMSIEPEMIKAAIQEHDPNFTLDYDVDPVRQGIAESWPDSIDTSCARGEWGFDPQYDLEAMTRRMLEGIRNKEGIDV, encoded by the coding sequence ATGAAAAAGATAATGATTACTGGTGCACTAGGTCAAATTGGAACGGAACTTGTTGCAAAATGTCGAGAAATTTATGGTAATGAAAATGTTCTAGCAACAGATATTCGCGAACCAGAGCAAGATTCAATAGTATCTGAAGGGCCTTTTGAAATTTTAGATGTGACCGATGCAAAACGTATGGAGCAATTAATTGAAGCGTTCAAGCCTGACACATTAATGCATATGGCGGCTTTATTATCAGCAACTGCTGAACAAAAGCCTTTATTAGCATGGAATTTAAATATGGGTGGTTTAGTCAATGCTTTAGAAGTAGCACGCAAATATGAATTACAGTTTTTCACACCAAGTTCAATAGGAGCATTCGGACCTAATACACCTAAAAAGAATACGCCACAAGTGACGATTCAACGTCCGAATACAATGTATGGGGTTAACAAAGTATCTGGCGAATTATTATGTGATTATTATTTTACAAAATTTGGTGTAGACACGCGTAGTGTACGTTTTCCTGGTTTAATCTCATATATCAAAGAGCCAGGCGGAGGAACTACGGACTATGCTGTTGATATTTATTTCCAAGCAGTTCGTCAAGGACAATATACAAGCTATATTGATCAAGGTACGTACATGGATATGATGTTTATGGATGACGCCATTGATGCGATTATCAAACTGATGGAAGCAGATGGTGGTAAGTTAATTCATCGAAATGCGTATAACTTAAGTGCAATGAGCATAGAGCCTGAAATGATTAAGGCGGCGATTCAAGAGCATGATCCAAACTTTACATTAGACTATGACGTGGATCCTGTGCGACAAGGGATTGCTGAGAGCTGGCCAGATAGCATCGATACGAGTTGTGCACGTGGCGAGTGGGGATTTGACCCTCAATATGATTTAGAAGCGATGACAAGACGTATGCTTGAAGGGATTCGTAACAAAGAAGGAATAGACGTTTAA